One window of Mesorhizobium sp. PAMC28654 genomic DNA carries:
- a CDS encoding GFA family protein — protein MLTGRCHCGAAHWTLEGDPGSITACNCTLCSRYGALWAYDYVDERIRVAGPMSVYRRAGKDAPSLEILFCPTCGCVLAWRGLRASSTGRTRIAVNIRLAPPEAVADLAIDHFDGLETFEDLPSDGRCVRDMWF, from the coding sequence ATGCTGACAGGACGCTGTCATTGTGGTGCTGCTCACTGGACGCTGGAGGGTGATCCCGGGTCGATCACGGCCTGCAATTGCACGCTTTGCAGTCGCTACGGCGCGCTCTGGGCTTACGACTATGTCGACGAACGTATCCGCGTTGCGGGACCGATGAGCGTCTATAGGCGCGCCGGAAAGGATGCTCCTTCGCTTGAGATCCTGTTCTGTCCGACATGCGGCTGCGTCCTGGCCTGGCGTGGTTTGCGCGCAAGTTCCACCGGCCGGACCCGGATAGCCGTCAATATCAGGCTTGCGCCGCCCGAGGCCGTCGCCGACCTTGCGATCGACCATTTCGATGGCCTTGAGACATTCGAGGACCTGCCGAGTGACGGCCGGTGCGTGCGCGACATGTGGTTCTAG
- the dxs gene encoding 1-deoxy-D-xylulose-5-phosphate synthase encodes MNATPHTPLLDKVRIPADLRTLAENDLPQLASELRAELIDAVSLTGGHLGAGLGVVELTVALHYVFNTPDDRLIWDVGHQAYPHKILTGRRDRIRTLRQEGGLSGFTRRVESEYDPFGAAHSSTSISAGLGMAVARDLSGGRNNVIAIIGDGSMSAGMAYEAMNNAGALDARLIVILNDNDMSIAPPTGAMSAYLARLASGKTYVGLRDFSKKLTSYLGKRADRAITRAVEHARGYVTGGTLFEELGFCHIGPIDGHNLEHLIPVLKNVRDNGKGPVLIHVVTQKGKGYAPAEAAADKYHGVNKFDVITGAQAKAPANAPAYTKVFAESLIREAREDDRIVAVTAAMPSGTGLDLFGEAFPSRTFDVGIAEQHAVTFAAGLATEGYKPFAAIYSTFLQRAYDQVVHDVAIQKLPVRFPIDRAGFVGADGATHCGAFDTTFLATLPGFVVMAAADEAELRHMVRTAASYDDGPIAFRYPRGNGVGVDMPERGSVLEIGKGRIVREGTKVALLSFGTRLQDCLMAAEELGAAGLSTTVADARFAKPLDEDLIRRLARSHEVLVTVEEGAVGGFASHVLQFLAHDGLLESGLKVRPLVLPDAFTDHAKPEKMYADAGLDAAGIVRTVFTALGHAVRAQRA; translated from the coding sequence GTGAACGCAACCCCGCATACGCCGCTTCTCGACAAGGTCCGCATTCCGGCCGACCTGCGCACGCTTGCCGAGAACGATCTGCCGCAATTGGCATCCGAGCTTCGCGCCGAGCTGATCGACGCGGTTTCTCTCACCGGCGGGCATCTCGGCGCGGGCCTTGGCGTGGTCGAACTGACGGTTGCGCTGCATTATGTCTTCAACACGCCGGACGACCGGCTGATCTGGGACGTCGGCCATCAGGCCTATCCGCACAAGATCCTGACCGGCCGCCGCGATCGTATCCGCACGCTGCGACAGGAAGGGGGCCTGTCCGGCTTCACCCGGCGCGTCGAGAGCGAATATGATCCCTTCGGTGCGGCGCATTCATCGACCTCGATCTCCGCCGGCCTCGGCATGGCCGTCGCCCGCGACCTCTCGGGCGGGCGCAACAACGTCATCGCCATCATCGGCGACGGCTCAATGTCGGCCGGGATGGCGTATGAAGCGATGAACAATGCAGGCGCGCTCGACGCCCGCCTGATCGTTATCCTCAACGACAACGACATGTCGATCGCACCGCCGACCGGCGCCATGAGCGCCTATCTGGCGCGCCTGGCATCGGGCAAGACCTATGTCGGTCTCCGCGATTTCAGCAAGAAGCTGACCTCCTATCTCGGCAAACGCGCCGATCGCGCCATCACCCGGGCGGTCGAGCATGCACGCGGCTACGTCACGGGCGGCACGCTGTTCGAGGAACTGGGTTTTTGTCATATCGGGCCGATCGACGGTCACAATCTGGAGCACCTTATCCCGGTGCTGAAGAACGTGCGCGACAATGGCAAGGGCCCGGTGCTGATCCATGTCGTCACCCAGAAGGGCAAGGGTTACGCGCCGGCGGAAGCCGCCGCCGACAAGTATCACGGCGTCAACAAGTTCGATGTCATCACCGGCGCGCAGGCCAAGGCGCCTGCCAACGCGCCGGCCTACACCAAGGTCTTCGCTGAAAGCCTGATCCGGGAAGCTCGTGAGGACGATCGTATCGTCGCCGTCACCGCAGCCATGCCCAGCGGCACCGGACTCGACCTGTTCGGTGAAGCATTCCCGTCAAGGACCTTCGATGTCGGCATTGCCGAGCAGCATGCGGTGACCTTCGCCGCAGGTCTCGCCACGGAAGGCTACAAGCCCTTTGCCGCCATCTATTCGACCTTCCTGCAGCGCGCTTACGACCAGGTCGTCCACGACGTTGCGATCCAGAAGCTGCCGGTGCGTTTCCCCATCGATCGCGCCGGCTTCGTTGGCGCCGATGGTGCCACTCATTGCGGCGCTTTCGACACGACCTTCCTGGCGACGCTGCCCGGTTTTGTCGTCATGGCGGCGGCGGACGAGGCTGAGCTTCGCCACATGGTGCGCACGGCGGCAAGCTACGATGATGGTCCGATTGCCTTCCGTTATCCGCGCGGCAACGGCGTCGGCGTCGACATGCCGGAACGTGGCTCGGTTCTCGAGATCGGCAAGGGCCGGATCGTCAGGGAGGGCACCAAGGTTGCCTTGCTGTCCTTCGGTACGCGGTTGCAGGATTGCCTCATGGCCGCCGAAGAACTTGGCGCGGCGGGGCTTTCCACCACGGTCGCCGACGCTCGTTTCGCCAAGCCGCTCGACGAGGATCTGATCCGGCGGCTGGCTCGCTCGCACGAGGTTCTGGTCACGGTGGAGGAGGGCGCGGTCGGCGGCTTCGCCAGCCACGTGCTGCAGTTCCTCGCCCATGACGGACTGCTGGAAAGCGGCTTGAAAGTGCGCCCGCTGGTGCTGCCCGACGCATTCACCGACCACGCCAAGCCCGAGAAGATGTATGCCGATGCGGGACTGGATGCCGCCGGCATCGTGCGCACCGTATTCACCGCGCTCGGACACGCGGTCCGCGCACAGCGCGCCTGA
- a CDS encoding pirin family protein — MSFFPGKDPEAGDAFASDQIELMVIPNAKDIGGFEVRRALPTAKRRLVGPFIFFDRMGPAILRAGHALDVRPHPHIGLSTVTYLFDGKIRHRDSLGTEMVIKPGDVNLMTAGRGIVHSERTPEELRGAPMSISGLQTWLALPDDKEEVAPVFENTAASRLPEIGTEGVGGRVVIGDFAGLRSPVKTASDTLYADLRLAPAAKVQIPADAEERAIYTLEGDVSISGDVFPAERLLVFRPGDEIVVSSERGAHFMLFGGASLGSKRYIWWNFVSSSKERIEQAKEEWKTGRFDIVPGDEKEFIPLPEG, encoded by the coding sequence ATGAGCTTCTTCCCCGGAAAAGACCCAGAAGCCGGCGATGCCTTTGCCAGCGATCAGATCGAACTGATGGTGATCCCGAACGCCAAGGACATTGGCGGCTTTGAGGTGCGCCGCGCTCTGCCGACCGCCAAAAGGCGGCTGGTCGGTCCCTTCATCTTCTTCGATCGCATGGGCCCGGCGATCCTGCGGGCCGGCCACGCGCTCGATGTCCGTCCGCACCCACATATCGGCCTGTCGACGGTGACCTATCTGTTCGACGGCAAGATTAGGCATCGCGATTCACTCGGCACCGAAATGGTGATCAAACCTGGTGACGTGAACCTGATGACCGCCGGGCGCGGCATCGTTCATTCCGAGCGCACGCCGGAAGAACTGCGCGGCGCACCGATGTCGATCTCCGGCCTGCAGACATGGCTGGCGCTGCCGGACGACAAGGAAGAGGTGGCGCCGGTTTTCGAGAACACCGCTGCCTCGCGCCTTCCAGAGATCGGCACCGAAGGCGTCGGCGGACGCGTTGTCATCGGCGACTTCGCCGGGCTACGGTCGCCGGTCAAGACGGCCTCCGACACGCTCTATGCCGACCTTCGGCTTGCACCCGCAGCCAAGGTGCAAATCCCGGCCGATGCCGAGGAGCGCGCCATCTATACGCTGGAAGGCGACGTCTCGATTTCCGGCGACGTTTTTCCCGCGGAACGCCTGTTGGTGTTCCGGCCCGGTGACGAGATCGTCGTTTCGTCGGAACGCGGGGCGCATTTCATGCTGTTTGGCGGCGCCTCGCTCGGCTCGAAGCGCTACATCTGGTGGAATTTTGTGTCATCGTCAAAGGAACGCATCGAGCAGGCAAAGGAAGAATGGAAGACGGGTCGTTTCGATATCGTTCCTGGGGACGAGAAAGAATTCATTCCGTTGCCGGAAGGCTAG
- a CDS encoding DUF2277 domain-containing protein: protein MCRNIKTLFNFDPPATHDEVHDAALQFVRKLSGTTRPSKQNQHAFDHAVEAIAASARELLDSLETNQHPRNREEVAAKLRAKAAIRFA from the coding sequence ATGTGCAGAAACATCAAGACCCTGTTCAATTTTGACCCGCCGGCAACCCATGACGAAGTGCACGACGCGGCGCTCCAGTTCGTCCGCAAGCTGAGCGGAACGACGCGGCCCTCGAAGCAGAACCAGCACGCGTTCGACCATGCGGTCGAAGCAATCGCCGCATCCGCGCGCGAGCTTCTCGATTCCCTTGAAACCAATCAGCATCCGCGCAACCGTGAAGAAGTGGCGGCCAAACTGCGGGCAAAGGCGGCGATCCGTTTTGCCTGA
- a CDS encoding exodeoxyribonuclease VII small subunit: MAGETNEDVKAMSFEQALDALEKIVDDLERGDVPLDQSIKIYERGEALKLHCDRLLKAAEDKVEKIRLSRDGKPVGVEPLDAD, from the coding sequence ATGGCTGGTGAGACCAACGAAGACGTCAAGGCGATGAGCTTCGAGCAGGCTCTCGACGCGCTGGAGAAGATCGTTGATGATCTGGAGCGTGGTGACGTGCCGCTCGATCAGTCGATCAAGATTTACGAGCGTGGCGAGGCCCTGAAGCTGCACTGCGACCGCTTGCTGAAGGCCGCCGAGGATAAGGTCGAGAAGATCAGGCTTTCGCGCGACGGAAAGCCCGTTGGTGTTGAACCGCTCGATGCGGATTGA
- a CDS encoding histone deacetylase family protein, with protein MVTRLYTHPIFLEHLTPPGHPERPDRLRAIERVLDDEPFAALDRVKASEGDEATILYAHPADFVARVRAAIPDEGIARIDADTMASPKSWQAVITAIGAANAAVDDVFEGRADNVFVAARPPGHHAEKTTAMGFCLFNTAAIAARYAQKKHGAERVAVVDWDVHHGNGTQDIFWDDPSVLYCSTHQMPLYPGTGAKNETGAGNIVNAPLGPQTGSEVFRDAFLSRVLPALDSFAPDLIIISAGFDAHHRDPLAEINLTEDDFDWATGQLLERAGRHSGNRLVSLLEGGYDLQGLAFSVAAHVGRLMKG; from the coding sequence ATGGTCACAAGGCTCTATACCCACCCGATCTTCCTCGAGCACTTGACGCCGCCCGGTCATCCCGAGCGGCCCGATCGGTTGCGCGCGATCGAACGCGTGCTCGATGACGAGCCCTTTGCCGCGCTGGACCGGGTAAAGGCGTCGGAAGGCGACGAAGCCACCATTCTCTATGCGCATCCCGCCGATTTCGTTGCACGCGTCCGAGCCGCCATTCCCGACGAGGGCATCGCTCGCATCGATGCGGATACCATGGCCAGCCCGAAGAGCTGGCAGGCGGTGATCACGGCGATCGGTGCGGCCAATGCCGCTGTCGACGACGTTTTCGAAGGCCGTGCCGACAATGTCTTCGTCGCCGCGCGGCCACCCGGCCACCATGCCGAGAAGACGACAGCCATGGGCTTCTGCCTATTCAACACTGCGGCAATCGCCGCGCGCTATGCGCAGAAGAAACATGGCGCCGAACGCGTCGCCGTGGTCGACTGGGACGTGCATCACGGCAATGGCACGCAGGACATTTTCTGGGACGACCCGTCCGTGCTCTACTGTTCCACGCACCAGATGCCGCTTTATCCCGGTACCGGAGCGAAGAACGAAACCGGTGCCGGCAATATCGTCAACGCGCCGCTGGGGCCGCAGACCGGCAGCGAGGTTTTTCGCGACGCCTTCCTGTCGCGCGTCCTGCCGGCCCTCGATAGTTTCGCGCCTGATCTGATCATTATCTCCGCCGGTTTCGACGCGCATCACCGCGACCCGCTGGCCGAGATCAACCTGACCGAGGATGATTTCGACTGGGCGACCGGCCAGTTGCTTGAGCGCGCCGGGCGCCACAGCGGCAACCGGCTCGTCAGCCTGCTCGAGGGCGGCTACGATCTGCAGGGATTGGCATTTTCGGTCGCCGCCCATGTCGGGCGACTGATGAAAGGATAG
- a CDS encoding TetR/AcrR family transcriptional regulator, whose product MHKPRKEMIAETRAKLIAAARHAFGTTGYAAASMDDFTASAGLTRGALYHHFGDKKGLLQAVIAEIDGEMAARVNEVASRAPTRWQRFVDECTTYIEMALEPEIQRIMFRDGPAVLGDPAQWPNANACVASMADHLATLQDGGVVVASLDPETAARLINGASSQASQRIANSKDPEATSKKVVAAFKQLLEGLLKKPGSQPD is encoded by the coding sequence ATGCACAAGCCTCGCAAGGAGATGATAGCCGAGACGCGCGCGAAGCTTATCGCCGCCGCCCGTCATGCTTTCGGCACGACCGGCTATGCCGCAGCCTCGATGGATGATTTCACCGCGTCGGCCGGACTGACGCGCGGCGCGCTCTATCATCACTTCGGTGACAAGAAAGGCCTGCTGCAGGCGGTGATCGCCGAGATCGACGGCGAGATGGCTGCTCGGGTGAACGAGGTCGCGTCGAGAGCGCCGACCCGCTGGCAGCGCTTCGTTGACGAATGCACAACCTACATCGAGATGGCGCTGGAACCGGAAATCCAGCGCATCATGTTCCGGGACGGCCCGGCCGTGCTGGGAGATCCCGCGCAATGGCCGAATGCCAATGCATGCGTCGCTTCAATGGCCGATCATCTGGCCACGCTGCAGGACGGGGGGGTGGTCGTCGCCAGCCTTGACCCCGAAACCGCCGCGCGGCTGATCAACGGGGCGAGCAGCCAGGCGTCGCAGCGGATCGCCAATTCGAAGGACCCTGAAGCGACCTCGAAAAAGGTGGTGGCTGCGTTCAAGCAACTGCTCGAAGGCTTGCTCAAAAAGCCGGGTTCGCAGCCGGACTGA
- a CDS encoding MFS transporter, translated as MQNPCSEIFRAPGAKGFAAAGFMARLPIAMAPIGIVAMLSQTRGEYWLAGAVSATFALANAFVAPQTSRLVDRLGQTRIVVPTTIISVLAFAVLIVAANQDWPVWTLFLSALLAAAMPSMPAMVRARWTEIFRGRPEMNTAFAFESAADELVYIAGASLSVGLSAALFPEAGMLASTLFLAFGSTAFILQRSSEPQVRSAEHRSRGSAIRLRPVQIITFALIFIGATFATTEVSTVALTKELSQPSAASLVIGVYALGSFVLGIIVGALNLKAPLQRQLAIAVAIIALTALLPLLADTVPLLALTVFISGVAISPTFITAFGLIERHVPEAMLTEGITWVTTGIGIGMALGSFAAGAVVDAFGAQNGFWLSVASGATALVTVLLGQRSLAARKDDPSGSEAAVVPA; from the coding sequence ATGCAAAACCCCTGCTCGGAAATCTTTCGCGCTCCCGGAGCCAAAGGCTTTGCGGCCGCGGGCTTCATGGCGCGCCTGCCGATTGCCATGGCTCCAATCGGGATCGTGGCGATGCTGTCGCAGACGCGTGGCGAATACTGGCTTGCCGGCGCCGTCTCCGCGACATTCGCGCTGGCCAACGCATTCGTCGCGCCGCAGACGTCAAGGCTGGTGGATCGCCTCGGGCAGACACGCATCGTCGTGCCCACCACCATCATCTCCGTGCTGGCTTTCGCGGTTCTGATCGTCGCGGCCAATCAGGATTGGCCGGTGTGGACATTGTTCCTGTCGGCGCTGCTGGCCGCGGCCATGCCCAGCATGCCCGCAATGGTGCGCGCGCGCTGGACCGAGATTTTCCGGGGACGGCCGGAGATGAACACCGCGTTCGCCTTCGAGTCGGCGGCGGACGAACTGGTCTATATTGCCGGGGCATCGCTGTCGGTGGGCTTGAGTGCCGCTCTGTTTCCGGAAGCGGGAATGCTGGCGAGCACATTGTTCCTCGCCTTCGGTTCGACAGCCTTCATCCTGCAGCGCTCGAGCGAGCCGCAAGTGCGGTCGGCGGAACATCGCTCGCGCGGCTCGGCAATCCGCCTGCGGCCGGTTCAGATCATCACCTTCGCCCTGATCTTCATCGGTGCGACCTTCGCGACCACGGAAGTGAGCACCGTGGCGCTCACCAAGGAGCTTAGCCAGCCGAGCGCCGCAAGCCTCGTCATCGGCGTCTATGCGCTGGGATCGTTCGTCCTCGGCATCATTGTCGGCGCGCTCAACCTGAAGGCACCGCTACAACGCCAGCTCGCGATCGCGGTCGCCATCATCGCACTCACCGCATTGCTGCCGCTCCTCGCCGACACCGTGCCCCTGCTGGCGCTGACAGTCTTCATCAGCGGCGTGGCGATCTCGCCGACCTTCATCACGGCGTTCGGCCTGATCGAGCGGCATGTGCCGGAGGCGATGCTGACCGAGGGCATCACCTGGGTAACCACCGGCATTGGCATCGGCATGGCGCTGGGCTCGTTCGCCGCCGGCGCGGTGGTGGACGCGTTCGGCGCGCAGAACGGGTTCTGGCTATCGGTGGCGTCTGGTGCCACCGCACTGGTTACGGTCCTGCTTGGCCAGCGCAGCCTTGCCGCCCGCAAAGACGATCCGAGCGGCAGCGAAGCAGCCGTCGTTCCCGCCTAA
- the ribB gene encoding 3,4-dihydroxy-2-butanone-4-phosphate synthase, with protein sequence MPYDQKKIVEALRAFERGEIVVVMDDDGRENEGDLIVAAVHCTPEKMAFIVRHTSGIVCTPMPREEAKRLNLSPMVADNDSAHTTAFTVSVDFKHGTTTGISAEDRTLTVRNLANGNVGGADFVRPGHIFPLIAREGGVLMRSGHTEAAVDLCKLAGLPPVGVISELVNDDGTVKRGPQVAAFAEEHGLKQVSVADLIAYRQRKETLVERVACSEIDTLGGKAQVFTYTLPWDSMHHVAIVFGDIRDGEDVPVRLHSEDVVTDVFGTSHRLDGVMKAMGERKRGVIVYLREGSVGVAHQERKRPVSGDREDHEEAQRRENEWREIGLGAQILKDLGISSINLIASRERHYVGLEGFGIHIAKTEIL encoded by the coding sequence ATGCCCTACGATCAGAAGAAAATCGTCGAAGCCCTGCGTGCCTTCGAGCGCGGCGAAATCGTCGTCGTCATGGACGATGATGGGCGCGAAAACGAGGGCGACCTGATCGTTGCCGCCGTGCATTGCACGCCGGAGAAGATGGCGTTCATCGTGCGCCACACCTCCGGCATCGTCTGCACGCCGATGCCGCGTGAGGAGGCCAAGCGCCTCAACCTTTCGCCGATGGTCGCCGACAATGATTCGGCCCACACCACGGCCTTCACCGTCAGCGTCGATTTCAAGCACGGCACCACGACGGGCATTTCGGCCGAGGACCGCACGCTGACCGTTCGCAATCTCGCCAACGGCAATGTCGGCGGCGCCGACTTTGTCCGCCCTGGCCATATCTTTCCGCTGATCGCGCGCGAGGGCGGCGTGCTGATGCGCTCGGGCCATACCGAGGCGGCTGTCGATCTGTGCAAGCTCGCCGGCCTGCCGCCGGTCGGCGTCATTTCCGAACTGGTCAATGACGACGGCACCGTCAAGCGCGGCCCGCAAGTCGCGGCCTTCGCCGAAGAGCACGGTCTCAAGCAGGTTTCTGTCGCCGATCTCATCGCCTACCGCCAACGCAAGGAAACGCTGGTCGAGCGCGTGGCTTGCTCTGAAATCGATACGCTTGGCGGCAAGGCACAAGTCTTCACCTACACGCTGCCTTGGGACTCGATGCATCATGTCGCCATTGTCTTCGGCGACATCCGCGACGGCGAGGACGTGCCGGTGCGCCTGCACTCGGAAGATGTCGTGACCGACGTCTTCGGCACCAGCCACAGGCTGGACGGCGTCATGAAAGCCATGGGCGAGCGCAAGCGTGGCGTCATCGTCTATCTGCGCGAGGGCTCAGTCGGCGTTGCCCACCAGGAGCGCAAGCGCCCCGTTTCCGGTGACCGCGAGGATCATGAAGAAGCCCAACGCCGGGAGAATGAGTGGCGCGAAATCGGGCTTGGCGCCCAGATTCTGAAGGATCTCGGCATTTCCTCGATCAACCTGATCGCCTCGCGCGAACGTCACTATGTCGGCCTCGAAGGGTTTGGCATTCATATCGCCAAGACCGAGATTCTCTGA
- a CDS encoding DUF1344 domain-containing protein: protein MRTLIGAVAATLLLSTAAFAGQTEGLIKKVDKDALTLTLDDGKSYKLNAETDLDALKPGMDIVIAYDVTNGENVVTDMELPDSSAN, encoded by the coding sequence ATGCGTACCCTGATTGGCGCTGTTGCCGCCACCCTGCTGCTCTCCACCGCTGCTTTCGCCGGCCAGACCGAGGGCCTCATCAAGAAGGTCGACAAGGACGCGCTGACGCTGACGCTCGACGACGGCAAGTCCTACAAGCTGAATGCCGAAACCGATCTCGATGCACTGAAGCCGGGCATGGATATCGTCATCGCTTACGACGTGACGAACGGCGAGAACGTCGTCACCGACATGGAATTGCCGGACAGCTCCGCCAACTAG
- a CDS encoding histidine phosphatase family protein codes for MYPLVYIARHGQTAWNAEYRLQGQADTDLNARGREQATRNGHRLAGLLGSPEDFDFVASPMKRTRETMERIRAAVKLDPEAYHTDSRLVEVNFGDWQGFTFPELETRYPGVSRTRALDKWNFRPPGQDAESYQMLLERVKPWFDALTRQTVCVTHGGVIRTLFRFVEGVPEQDAANLEVPQDRILRLQGQHLEWL; via the coding sequence ATGTACCCGCTGGTCTATATCGCGCGCCACGGCCAGACAGCGTGGAACGCCGAATACCGGCTGCAGGGCCAGGCCGACACCGACCTCAACGCGCGCGGTCGCGAGCAGGCGACCCGGAATGGGCATCGGCTGGCTGGACTTCTTGGAAGTCCCGAGGACTTTGACTTTGTCGCCAGCCCGATGAAACGGACGCGCGAGACCATGGAGCGTATACGCGCGGCGGTGAAGCTCGATCCCGAGGCCTATCATACCGATTCTCGCCTCGTCGAAGTCAACTTCGGCGACTGGCAAGGTTTTACCTTTCCCGAGCTCGAAACGCGGTACCCGGGGGTGAGCAGGACACGGGCCTTGGACAAATGGAATTTCCGGCCGCCCGGCCAGGATGCCGAAAGCTACCAGATGCTGCTCGAGCGGGTAAAACCCTGGTTCGACGCGTTGACCCGCCAGACCGTTTGCGTCACGCATGGCGGTGTCATCAGGACGCTGTTTCGCTTCGTGGAAGGCGTGCCCGAGCAGGACGCGGCGAACCTGGAAGTGCCGCAGGATCGTATATTGCGACTTCAGGGCCAGCATCTGGAGTGGTTGTAG
- the fabI gene encoding enoyl-ACP reductase FabI, translated as MAGGQGLMAGKRGLILGVANNRSIAYGIAKACVDHGAEIALTYQGEAFKKRVEPLAAELGAFVAGHCDVTDPASLDEVFANVAKHWGKLDFLVHAIAFSDKDELTGRYVETTRDNFLRTMDISVYSFTTIAKRAEALMTDGGSLLTLTYYGAEKVMPHYNVMGVAKAALEASVRYLAVDLGAKKIRVNAISAGPIKTLAASGIGDFRYILKWNEYNSPLKQTVTQEEVGDSAVYFLSNLSRGVTGEIHHVDSGYHVVGMKAVDAPDISTVKD; from the coding sequence ATGGCGGGTGGACAGGGCCTTATGGCCGGCAAGCGCGGCCTTATCCTCGGCGTCGCCAACAATCGATCGATCGCCTACGGCATCGCCAAGGCCTGCGTCGATCATGGAGCCGAGATCGCGCTGACCTACCAGGGCGAAGCGTTCAAGAAGCGCGTCGAGCCTTTGGCGGCTGAACTGGGCGCCTTTGTTGCAGGCCATTGCGACGTCACCGATCCGGCGAGCCTCGATGAGGTTTTCGCCAATGTCGCCAAGCATTGGGGCAAGCTCGATTTCCTCGTCCATGCCATCGCTTTTTCCGACAAGGACGAGCTGACCGGCCGCTATGTCGAGACGACGCGCGACAATTTCCTGCGGACCATGGACATTTCGGTCTATTCTTTCACCACCATCGCCAAGCGTGCCGAGGCGCTGATGACCGACGGCGGGTCGCTGCTGACGCTGACCTACTACGGTGCGGAAAAGGTGATGCCGCACTACAACGTCATGGGTGTCGCCAAGGCGGCGCTGGAAGCCAGCGTGCGCTATCTGGCTGTTGACCTCGGCGCCAAGAAGATTCGCGTCAATGCGATCTCCGCTGGCCCGATCAAGACGCTGGCCGCATCCGGCATCGGTGACTTCCGCTACATCCTGAAGTGGAACGAGTACAATTCACCGCTGAAGCAGACAGTCACCCAGGAGGAAGTCGGTGATTCCGCCGTCTATTTCCTCTCCAATCTTTCGCGTGGCGTCACCGGCGAGATCCATCATGTCGATTCCGGCTATCACGTCGTCGGCATGAAGGCGGTCGACGCGCCGGACATTTCGACGGTCAAGGATTAG
- a CDS encoding DnaJ C-terminal domain-containing protein yields MRDPYEVLGVAKNASAKDIKSAYRKLAKKHHPDQNPNDPKAKDRFSAANQAYEIVGDEKNRAAFDRGEIDADGKPRFQGFEGAAGGGDPFGGFRKQQGAGGSRFEFRSGRPGGDPFDGNSDIFSQIFGDAFSGARGAGPGDRRQPATAADLNVTLDVTIEEAANAEKVTAMFPDGRKIAVKLPAYVEDGQTIRLKGQGEQGPGQPGDALVKIHLRRHPRYRIEGRDLHADLPVTLADAVLGAKVPVETPTGKLAVNVPAWSSSDKVLRLKGRGLPEKAGGHGDLYAHVRLMLPEGGDSALEALMRSQKG; encoded by the coding sequence ATGCGCGACCCCTATGAGGTTCTGGGCGTTGCCAAGAACGCATCGGCCAAGGACATAAAATCGGCTTATCGCAAGCTCGCCAAGAAGCATCATCCGGACCAGAACCCGAATGATCCCAAGGCGAAGGACCGGTTTTCCGCCGCCAACCAGGCTTACGAGATCGTCGGCGACGAGAAGAACCGGGCGGCGTTCGATCGTGGCGAGATCGACGCGGACGGCAAGCCGCGTTTCCAGGGCTTTGAAGGTGCCGCTGGCGGTGGCGACCCTTTCGGCGGCTTTCGCAAGCAGCAAGGGGCAGGCGGCTCGCGATTCGAGTTTCGCTCCGGTCGTCCGGGCGGCGATCCGTTCGATGGCAACAGCGATATCTTCAGTCAGATTTTCGGTGATGCCTTTTCGGGTGCACGCGGCGCTGGCCCGGGCGACCGCCGCCAGCCGGCGACCGCCGCCGATCTTAACGTCACGCTTGACGTGACGATCGAGGAAGCGGCGAACGCCGAAAAAGTGACGGCCATGTTCCCCGATGGCCGCAAGATCGCAGTCAAGCTGCCTGCCTATGTCGAGGATGGCCAGACCATTCGGCTGAAGGGACAGGGCGAGCAAGGACCCGGTCAGCCCGGCGACGCGCTGGTCAAGATTCACCTCCGTCGGCACCCACGCTACCGTATCGAGGGCCGTGACCTGCATGCCGATCTGCCGGTGACGCTGGCGGACGCGGTGCTTGGCGCCAAGGTGCCGGTCGAGACGCCGACCGGCAAACTCGCGGTCAACGTTCCGGCCTGGTCGAGCTCCGACAAGGTCCTGCGGCTGAAGGGCAGGGGTCTGCCGGAAAAAGCCGGCGGCCATGGCGATCTTTACGCGCATGTACGTTTGATGCTGCCGGAGGGTGGAGACAGCGCGCTCGAAGCGCTGATGCGCAGCCAAAAAGGCTGA